Proteins encoded within one genomic window of Paramisgurnus dabryanus chromosome 13, PD_genome_1.1, whole genome shotgun sequence:
- the cd79a gene encoding B-cell antigen receptor complex-associated protein alpha chain — protein sequence MKLGLVLFLYVWAAVPNGNQAKIQLEADQPFQNVPVSQQAIIKCCYRCEERPHFTWIMNVHTINGTTSSQTVNFSDKVKAETKSQANGVKCHELTLQNVQIEDSGLYQCYLNLTTHRFAIFTHGTFLHVYKPLQKTLNLSESVKNSIITAEGVLLLLCVLIPGTMLLCKSKRLKELDRKKGREEENIYEGLNLDDCNSTYHQIQRSHVQGPYQDVANCGNDIQLEKP from the exons ATGAAGCTCGGATTGGTCCTGTTCTTGTATGTTTGGGCAG CTGTTCCCAATGGTAATCAGGCGAAGATCCAACTGGAGGCGGACCAGCCATTTCAAAATGTGCCTGTGTCACAACAAGCCATAATCAAATGCTGCTACCGTTGTGAAGAGCGCCCTCATTTCACCTGGATCATGAATGTTCACACCATTAACGGAACCACATCATCACAAACTGTAAATTTCTCAGACAAAGTGAAGGCTGAGACAAAGAGTCAAGCAAATGGAGTCAAATGCCATGAGTTGACTCTCCAGAATGTCCAAATCGAAGATTCTGGCCTTTACCAGTGTTACCTCAATCTTACCACTCATCGCTTTGCCATTTTTACACATGGCACCTTTCTTCATGTCTACA AGCCTTTGCAAAAGACCTTGAACCTCAGCGAGAGTGTGAAGAACAGCATCATTACAGCAGAGGGGGTTTTACTGCTACTGTGTGTGCTGATCCCTGGCACCATGCTCCTTTGTAAG TCAAAGAGGTTGAAAGAACTGGACAGGAAGAAAGGAAGGGAGGAAGAAAATATCTATGAG GGTCTTAACTTGGATGACTGCAATTCCACTTACCATCAAATCCAACGCTCCCATGTGCAAGGCCCATATCAAGATGTGGCCAACTGTGGAAATGACATTCAGCTGGAGAAGCCCTAA